The window GTAAGGTTATCGATCAGATTGTTCTGTCCTGCCAGGATAATCGGCAGCCATGGTTTGGAGTCTTTTTCAAACTGGCAGATGNNNNNNNNNNNNNNNNNNNNNNNNNNNNNNNNNNNNNNNNNNNNNNNNNNNNNNNNNNNNNNNNNNNNNNNNNNNNNNTCTGTAAAATTCCATAATAGAGCCGGAAGAAGCCGTTATATAGAGCGTGCGATATTCTGAGGGATGAAGCTTTTGCATGGCATATCTTAGGGCGGTGGACTTGCCGCTGCCCACCTCTCCGGTGACAAGCCCGATAGCGCCCAGGCGGATGACATAATCAAAGCGGTCTTTGATATCGACAAGCTCCGGTGTTTTTAATA is drawn from Candidatus Desulfatibia profunda and contains these coding sequences:
- a CDS encoding ATP-binding protein, with translation MNDHYRTFFGLNKEPFGTDIRVSEILKTPELVDIKDRFDYVIRLGAIGLVTGEVGSGKSTALRYAMQKLHPSEYRTLYITASSGSIMEFYR